From Vulpes vulpes isolate BD-2025 chromosome 7, VulVul3, whole genome shotgun sequence, one genomic window encodes:
- the TM2D2 gene encoding TM2 domain-containing protein 2, with product MVLGGCPVSYLLLCGQAALLLGNLLLLHCVSRSHSHNATAEPELTSAGAAHPEGSAGAQSWEYGDPHSPVILCSYLPDEFIECDDPVDHVGNATASQELGYGCLKFGGQAYGDVEHTSVQCRALDGIECASPRTFLRENKPCIKYTGHYFITTLLYSFFLGCFGVDRFCLGHTGTAVGKLLTLGGLGIWWFVDLILLITGGLMPSDGSNWCTVY from the exons ATGGTGCTGGGTGGTTGCCCGGTGAGTTACTTACTTCTGTGCGGCCAGGCGGCTTTGCTGCTGGGAAATCTCCTTCTGCTGCACTGTGTCTCTCGGAGTCACTCGCACAACGCTACCGCCGAGCCCGAGCTCACATCCGCTGGCGCCGCCCACCCGGAGGGCTCTGCCGGCGCTCAGAGCTGGGAATATGGCGACCCCCACTCTCCAGTCATCCTTTGCTCTTACCT ACCTGATGAATTTATAGAATGTGACGACCCAGTGGATCATGTTGGAAATGCAACTGCATCCCAGGAGCTCGGTTATGGTTGTCTCAAG TTTGGTGGGCAGGCCTACGGTGATGTGGAACACACTTCAGTCCAATGCCGGGCCCTAGATGGGATTGAGTGTGCCAGTCCTAGGACCTTCCTACGAGAGAATAAACCTTGTATAAA ATATACAGGACACTACTTCATAACCACTTTACTCTACTCTTTCTTCCTGGGATGTTTTGGAGTGGACCGTTTCTGTCTCGGACACACTGGCACAGCAGTAGGGAAGCTGTTGACACTTGGAGGACTTGGGATTTGGTGGTTTGTCGACCTTATTTTGCTTATTACTGGAGGGCTGATGCCAAGTGATGGCAGCAATTGGTGCACTGTTTACTAA